The proteins below are encoded in one region of uncultured Eubacteriales bacterium:
- the rimJ gene encoding Ribosomal-protein-alanine acetyltransferase produces the protein MPPLRYETARLVLKALTPVDAPTVLDYYRRNRSFLEPWEPLRGDDFYTPEFHAEQLARDFSQTEAGEALRLYLFKRGDEGRVIGSLGFSNIVRGPFLSCFLGYKLDGAETNRGYMTEALRTGLKVIFQDYGLHRVEANIIPRNVSSLRVVEKLGFRSEGLSRQYLKIHGIWEDHVHMVLLNEEL, from the coding sequence ATGCCGCCACTGAGATACGAGACAGCCCGGCTGGTTTTAAAGGCTCTGACGCCCGTAGACGCGCCGACGGTGCTGGACTATTACCGGCGAAACCGCTCCTTTCTTGAGCCGTGGGAGCCCCTGCGTGGCGACGATTTTTATACCCCCGAGTTTCATGCCGAGCAGCTTGCGCGGGACTTTTCCCAGACTGAGGCGGGAGAAGCCCTGCGTCTCTACCTTTTCAAACGGGGGGACGAGGGGCGGGTTATCGGCTCCTTGGGGTTCAGCAACATCGTACGGGGACCGTTCCTCTCCTGCTTTTTGGGGTACAAGCTGGACGGGGCGGAGACCAACCGGGGTTACATGACCGAGGCCCTGCGCACGGGGCTGAAGGTCATCTTTCAGGACTACGGCCTTCATCGGGTCGAGGCCAACATTATCCCCAGAAACGTTTCCTCCCTCCGTGTGGTGGAAAAGCTGGGCTTTCGCAGCGAGGGCCTGTCCCGGCAGTACTTAAAGATTCACGGCATCTGGGAGGATCATGTTCACATGGTACTCCTCAACGAAGAACTATAG